The sequence below is a genomic window from Corynebacterium sp. 21KM1197.
TCGTACATTGCTCTACCCTTTCATGTGTACGTAGCGGTGCACGGTCCCGACAGAGCAGCCGACTTCTTTTGCGATGGCGCGCATAGATAGTCCTTGGGAGTGAAGGTTTTGGACTTTGTCGCGTTTTTCGTGTGCACGTGCGATATAAACTTCGCGAGGCTCGCGAGTCCAACGTTGAGCTGACCTAACTGAAATACCAACTCGTTCTGCTACTTCACGAGCTTTTTTCCATGACGGGGATAAAGTGCGTAGACACTAGGCATGATTACTCCATGTGGAATAAGCTGCACTACGCCGTTTTCTCCTGATTTTTGCCGCGTGTGGACTGGATGGCGGAGAAGGTTTTGGGGGAAATCGTTTCCATACCCAGTGGGCGATGCTGCGGGAGAGTTGGGTTATTTCTTGGTTGGGGGGCTCGCGGTTTTCTTTTTCTAGGTTGAGGTTGGCGGCAGTGGCATGTGCTTGGATGACTTCAGTCCAGGTGGTGATGCCGTCTGTCCAGTAGTGTTTGATTGCTCGGTAGGACCAGCGGCGGGTGCGGTCGAAGATGTCTACGCTGTGTCCGATATCGAAGTTTGCTCTTGGTCGGGGGTCGTTCCAGGGTGGGAGTGCGTTGAGGGTGTCGAGAGCTTGGGCAAGCTCGTAGAGGCTGTAGGCGAGTTGGTGTTCTCCCCAGTAGGTGTCGTGGTTTCTTTGGGCGGCGCAGGGGTTTTTCATGATGCGTCCGGTGTGGGCGGTATCGCCGCCGAGGACGTTGCAGATTCCGGTTTCGATTCTGGTGAGCAGGTTGACGGGTCGGCGTCGCGCTGGGAGGCATCTCGCTGTCTCGTCCGTCTGCGCCGTAACTGTGGGCAATGTTGTAGGCATTCTCGTAGTCATCGATAATGACCGCGTCTGTCATGTGTTCGCCAGCAGCACGTATCCTGGGTCGGTTTTCAGGGCATGGCGGAAGACTGTCTCGTCGCGGGCTGCTTTGCCTTGGTTGATCCACAGCATGCACACCCCGTCGATCTTTTTCTGGTATATGATCTTGGTACATTTGCAACAAGTGGCTTGAAGGTGTCCACGTGGTTGCGGTGGGACTAAACGGTGGAGGTGGTAGTGGTGCTGACGATTGCGAAGATGGGTGCGCATTCGGTGGCTTACTATCAGTCCACCGTGGACGAGAGCAGGCCTGAGGATTCGTACTACTCGGAAAGCGGTACGAGTCCTGCGATGGCATGGCTACGCGGGGATGGGCCTGCTGCTGTAGAGCGCATGGAGCAGTACCTTGGGGTGGAAGACGGGCAGCGTATGGATGGCCGCGTGGTGGCTGGGTGGTTCAACAAAGCACTCGCCCCCAGCGGGGTAAAGCTTGGGCGTGCGCCCCGTCATGATGGGGTGCCTGGCTTTGACTTAACATTTTGTGCCCCAAAGTCAGTATCACTGCTGTGGGGCTTTGGGGATACAGGTAGTGTTCGTCAGATTGTGGATGCTGCTCACCAGCAGGCCGTTTTGCAAGCGCTAGACTATGTGTCTGCTCATGCTGGATATACCCGTCGGCAGGTAGTGGATCGTCGGGGGAAACGACTCATCATTGAGAAGTTGGTGGGGGTTTCTGGGGTGAAATACGAGCACCGTACCTCGCGTACTGGTGACCCGCATGTGCATTCCCATGTGCTGTTGGCGAATAAGCAACTATGTCGGGATGGGAAGATCCGCACTCTTGATGGTGTGAGTGTCTATCACGAGGCGCGTGCGGCGGGGATGGTGTATCAAGCAACCTTGCGGGAGATCCTTACTCGCAGGCTTGGTGTGCACTGGGCACCTGTGGTCAATGGGTGCTCGGAAATCATCGGTTTAGATAATAGTGACGTAATTAAGGCGTATTCGACAAGGGCGCGGGAGATTGATGCGTGGCAGGCAGATAATGGCCTTGAGGTGCGGCTGGAGTATCAGCGTGTTGCGCAGAAGGTAACCAGGCGGCAAAAAGACACCTCAGCCAGTCTCGAAGAGCTAAGGAACGGGTGGGACGCTATCGCTTATTCCAACACCGTTCGTGACTTTATTGACTCTCTGGAAGCACCCCCCACCGTTTTGGGAGAGTCCCCGCCCCTTCCCTCCCCGGCTGAGATTCTTGCTGCTGTTGTTCATGAGCGTTCCACGTTTACTCGCGCGGACGTGGTGGAGAAAACCGCTGAACTCCTCCCCGTCGGGGCCATCCCGCCGGAGGAGATTCATGCGGTGGTAGAAGAACTTACCGAGGTGGCGTTGTCAGAGACCAACACTTGGTTGGTGACCCCGGAAAAAGACCGAAGCGTCGATGATACGCAGCGGGAAGGCTCCCAGAAATACACCACCACGGCTGTTATCGCGGAAGTGGAGCATGGGGTGGATCTTGCGACACAGCTTGTCCACCGAGGGATAAAAACAGCGACGATCACCCCCGTAGACGGAGTGCTTTCTGCTGCGCAGGCGGACGCTATGGAAAAAGTGGTGTCGTCTAACTATCTCGCTTCGGTGATCGTCGCCCCAGCTGGGGCAGGAAAAACCTCTTCGCTGAAAGCCGCACACGCAGTGTGGAATGGCGCTGGAAAACACGTTGTCGGCCTCGCTCCAACCGGGAAAGCTGCTGACGTGATGGTGGGAGAAAACGTTGCTGATGTATCCATGACTATTGCGCGTGCTTTCATCGGCACCAACGGGTTAAGTCAAGACCAGATTGTGGAGAAACTTGGCTGGAACCGCAACACCGTCGTGGTTGTCGATGAAGCCGGTATGGCGTCCAACACGGATATCAATCGTGTTTTAGAGGCAGTCTCTCAGGCGCAGGCACGGGTTGTTTTCGTGGGAGACCCCCAGCAGTATTCTTCGGTGAAGTCTAGGTCAGGGATGCTGCAAACCTTAAGCTATGAGCTGCCCGATGCTGTGGAGTTGAAGGAAGTATTCCGTCAGCGAGACGCAGCAGAGCGAGAAGCATCGATGTGGCTTCGTGGTGGTGAAGAAGCTGATGTCTGCCGCGCGGCTCAGTGGTATCGAGACCATCACCGCCTCTATGCTGGTTCTTTGACCGCGATGATGAACGATGCCGTGGCCGGATGGGAAACCGACACCACTGTTGGTAAGCAATCTCTTCTGGTGGCTGCTACCCGTGAGCAGGTCACCGCGCTTAACGCGGCAGCCCAGAAAATCAGTGCACAGCGCGGAGACATTGACACCACCACCGGGGTTGATCTCTCCGATGGACTCACCGGCTATGTCGGTGATGTGTTGCTGACCCGGCGTAATGATTCGGCGTTGACGACGATTGCTGGGGGTATGGTGCGCAATGGCCAGCGCTGGCATATCCGCGCAATCAACCGCGATGGGTCGGTGACTGCCACCCGCATTGGAGATAACCCTGTTGAGGTTGTGTTACCTGCCCAGTATCTCGGGGAGTACACGCAGTTGGGTTATGCTTCGACAGGGTATAGCGCCCAAGGCATGACTGTTGATGTGGCGCGTGTGGTCGCAGGAGTAGGCCATCTAGATAAGGCCAGTGTGTACGTGCCGATGACTCGTGGTCGCGATGGAAACTTCCTCTACATTGCGGAAAACCAACCTGGTGATACCGAGACTGGGCATGGTCGTGTCACTGTTGTGGAGCGTCGAGAATCAGAAGACTATGCCCGTGACGTTCTTATTGCTGCTGCCAGGCGAGAACAAGGTGATCGTACACCGCAAGCAGTTTTCGGCCAAGCACGGCAAGACTGGTACCTGACTAGACTGCTGAATTCTCCCAGTGACCAGATCAAGGACACTCCCTTTACAGAGGGTTCTATGGCGGAGTACATGGCTAAGTTGACTGCTAAACGTGAGGCTCGTTTTGCCCAGTACCACCGTGATAACCAGGAACAGGTTGCCTTTCAGTTGCAGCAGGATTCCCGCACCCAGGATGGTGAGCATAGGCGTGGGGGTGTGCGTGAGAAGATCAATGATCGCCTCATAGAAGTGAAGCAGCGTCAAGCACGGTGTGAGGAGGAATTAACCCGTATCCGTGCGGAACTGGTGCCGTTGCGTGCTCAACTTGAAGACGTAGACGACCGGATCACGAAGACACGTCAGGAACTTCGACAAGCAGAATCAGAGGTTCAACGCGCACAAAACGAGCGTGATAGCCGTGGCGTAGTGGGGCGTTGGTGGAATAAAAACACCGATAAACAAGCCACAGATAAAGCAGTCGGCAGGCGAGAAAATGCTTCTAAGCTACTTGCTATTCTTCAGCAGCGTCGGTCTGCTGTGGCAGAACCCCTCGAAGCCCTCCAACGGCGAGAGCAAACATTGCAACGTGATCATGAGGAAATAGTGAGTGTTATTGAGGGGTATGAAGCGTATGCGTGGGCGATGAAAGCTAGTGGGGTTCTTAACGATGATGCCTCGGGCTTGATGACCCGTATTGCTCAGCAGCAGTCGATGAGCAATGAGCATGAGTCTGCTTCTTCGTTGAGTGTGGTGGAGCAGTCTCAACGGAACCATGCGCAGACCAACCCGGATATGGGCATGGAACTCTAACCCCCGATTTGTTAGGTGAGCCAGTGGCGTAGCCGGGAGAACATCCCACGAGATTCGGGCTTTGCCTGGGGCGGGGAATCAGTATGGGGTGTCACTTAAGGCTCTTGTGTACCTTATACAGGGCTGGCTCAGGGGTGTTTTATACGGGCGTAGGGCAAATATATTTCTGAGTAGAGAGCACAAAGAAAATCAGGAACTGATCAGGTTCGCTATGGACACCCCATGTCACATGGGAAGCCGGTATGGGGTGGGTGTCATCTCGTGGAATGACACCGGTGTGGTTTAGGATCGGGGGTACCCCATACATGAATGAACGCCACCGGGTTGCAGCCCGATGACGTTCGCTTATCACCCAGCATCCCCCTGGGAGAAAGCACGCCCATGACTATACCCGCAGCCAGTCACCTGGCGCACACCACCACACCCACTACGCCTGCTGTGGATACGGGTGGCTTAGACGACACCCCAGCCACCATGTTGGATCGGGAACGCCTTTTAGAGCACCTCGGCCGTGAGGTGCTGCATGGGTGTGTGGGCCGGGATTTCTCTAAGGCGTATGTCCGTACCCCTACAGGGGGCACAGCACCGCGGATGTACCGCACGGATTCTGCGCAGTTGGGTCGGTGCCAGTATGTGCGGCTGACGCATCCGCAGTACGCGGCAGTGTTGGTGGTGGATGTCGATCAGACAGGAACCACCGGTGGAAACCCGTCGAACCTGAGCCCCTATGTGCGTGGGGTGACTCGTAGCCTTGTTGAACATGGGATTGGCCCGGCGTGGGTGGGGGTCAACCCGGAGAGCGGTAAGGCTCAGATGTTGTGGTTGATTGACCCCGTATACGCCGATGAGGCGGGTTCTTCCCCGCAGATGAAGCTGTTGGTGGCCACCAGCCGTGTCCTTGGTGGGTTGTTGGACGGGGATCCGCATTTTGCCCACGGTTTTTCTCGGTCGCCGTTCTATGCGGGTAATGCTCCTGAGGCTTATCGTTGGTATCCACAACACCACCGTGTGATGCGTTTAGGAGATCTTGTGAAGCATGCTCGTGATCTTGCTGGTGTAGCCCCGCAGGAGACTCCACAGCCGAAGCAGCAGTTTGCTAGTGGCCGGGAGCTGATTGAGGCGGTCAAGGCCCGACGCGAGCAAGCTGTACAAGCACGAGAACTCTTCAAGTCCCTAGATAAGGAACTAGCAGACCTCGATGACCTCGGTGTTGATCGCATTGACGGGGTGAAAGTGCTCTGGATTAACCAGAGTCGTGCTGCACGGGATGAAACCGCGTTCCGCCACGCACTAGCGACCGCGCATCGGCTGCGAGAGGCTGGGCAGCGTATGACGGATGCGAAGATCATTGATGCTTACGAGCGTGCTTATAACGTTGCTCAGGCTGTGGGGGCTGATAGCCGTGAGCCGGAGATGCCGCCTATGCGGGATCGTTTAACGATGGCTAGGCGTGTGCGGGGGTATGTGTTGTCTGGTCGTTCTGCGCGCACAGGAGCCAAGCTAAGAGCCTCAGAGGGTGTGGGTGCTCGTGAGCGTAAGGCATTGGCCACGATGGGCCGTAGAGGTGGTCTGAAGGCCGCTGAGCGATGGAAAGACCGCAACAGCGACTACGCACAAGAAGAAATAAAGAAACTAGAGAAAGCGAATCAGCAGAGACAGACCAAAGGGCGTGTGACCGCAAGAGAGATCGCTAACTACTTCGATGATGTCTTTGTCCAAACTGGTGAATACCCCGCTGTGGCCATGGCTATGACTGAGTGCCGAGCTTCTCGGAGCACAGTTCTTCGGGCCATCAAGAAAGCCGGTATAGAGCTACCGCGGGGACGCCGTAAGAAAGGTGTCACACCGTAAGCAATACACGGTTCCCCTGCCCGATAGGGCAGTAGGTGTATGTTCCTTTAGCTTTTCTTGGCGTTTCCTGTGAGTTTGGGAGATGAGTAGACGAATGTATGCCAGGATGAGACGTCTCAAGCTCATGTTGGCGTGGATGCTCCCGTTGGGGTGATTACTGATGCCAGTGGCATGAGGAGGGTGTGTTGTGATCCACGCTATGAGCGTTGGCTAAGTCGTATCATCCAGGGTAAAGGAGGGGATCATGAAGACGTACCGAGATGTGGTGGTAGAGACCGTAGACCAGGTCGAGGGCTTCGACGAAGTGTACATAGCCCAAGCGGTCAGGGACGTTGAAGCGCATCGTGGGGATACGGATCCTGGTGATGTGTCCTATGGGCCGGGGGTGCTTCTGTGGGATCTCCCGGAAGAGGTACGAGGTGCGCTGATTCGTGAAGCAATGGCTGAGGATCTTTCCTTGGAGGTGGTCATCAACCGAGTGTTGATTAGCGACTACACGAACCCCCAAGCAGCCTAACGCTTCTACCACTCCACCGTGCTCTCGCAGGAGCAGGAGACGAGTTGTAGAGGAACGCGGTAGGAAGGGCTGCCGCGGCGCCCCTATACGGGCCGCCTTGCCCCCTAATGGGTGTCGCTGGGGTTTCAGAGGCTTTCAGAGCCTGTTAAGCGCTTACACGTCCCCAGGGGGTGGGTTTCTTCTCACCCCTGGGGTTTATCGGTCGTCGAGTTGTTCGTCGGTAAACCGTGACTGTACTTCCTCTAGCAAGCGCCGCGAAGAAACCTCCCCAAGATAGACATGATTAGTCCTTATGGATGCTTCCTGGGCGGTGAGGAAACCGCCTTCTACTAGTGCCACAAGCACATCTTGTTCTAACGCCCGAGCGGCTTGCACCGCTATGTGCATGTCGGGCACCACACCATGCCGCCACCGATTCACCGTTGGGGAGGTAACTCCGATTACACGGGCTAGTTCGCGGTCTGAGCGTCCCTGCCGCAAAGAATCCAGATACCGCCACCACTGACATCCCCTTGCCTGCGAGAGGCTGGGCAGCGTATGACGGATGCGAAGATCATTGATGCTTACGAGCGTGCTTATAACGTTGCTCAGGCTGTGGGGGCTGATAGCCGTGAGCCGGAGATGCCGCCTATGCGGGATCGTTTAACGATGGCTAGGCGTGTGCGGGGGTATGTGTTGTCTGGTCGTTCTGCGCGCACAGGAGCCAAGCTAAGAGCCTCAGAGGGTGTGGGTGCTCGTGAGCGTAAGGCATTGGCCACGATGGGCCGTAGAGGTGGTCTGAAGGCCGCTGAGCGATGGAAAGACCGCAACAGCGACTACGCACAAAGATAACAGAATAAACTCTGCGAAGTTTTCTAACACAGTCGTAGTGAAAACCCGAAAGATTCGTGCATCCGGTACACAATCCGTCTTTGATATGGTCACGAATCTGAATGGTCTTGAGATGATGAAAGGGCTGTTTCCCCTTCAATTAATAGGTATACAAAATACTTCCGCAATGTTCGAGATTATTTCATAATTACTTAATTGTTAACATATTGCGTGCTTGATATTTTAAATTATCATACCATCCCCTCCAATTGGTCAGTGTTGGTTTGAGATGCGTTTTAGGCGCGAATTATAGTTTCAATCAAAATGTAACGCTACAGCGCTATAACGTTAAGACGTTGTAGCGTTACAACGCTAATTGCTGGATATGTGGTTTTTTATGAGCCTTTCAAGGATTTGGGATACATTTGTTCCCTCCTCCACAGCGGCATGCTTGATTGCTTTCCAAGTCGGATCTGAAAGATAGACTGTCGTGCGTCGAGTTAACTGGGACTCTTTAGCCTCTCGCAGTGTCTCGGCAACAGGAACGCTTACACTGTGAGGGTCTGGCTTGCGGATAGTGTCAGCCAGACGGTTTTTCTTTTGTACCATTTAGACATCCTCCTCGATTTCTAATATTTCAGTACAGATTTCATTGAAGGTGTAGAGATTGTTTGGATTAGATCCAAATAAATTTTTAATATCTTCACGTTCTGGGACGAAATTATAGAATGTTGCAACTCCCTGACTTTCGAAAATCTCGCGGGTTTCTCGATAAAGGCGTCGCCTCTCGTGGACTCCAATTAAAAGAACTCCAACCATTCGGTGAGTTAGTGTGTCGAGTGTTGGCCATACCCGGTCAATGTCGATCGGGGAGGGATGGGTTGGCACGATAACAAGATCAGCGGTGTCGATTGCCGCTTGAATTTCCCGTGCCTGACCAGGTGGAGTGTCGACAATCTGCCATCCATCTGTTCCTGGGCGCGTACGGAGTTGAGACGCCCCCAACTGTTCAACAGTAAATTTTAGGGAGTCACCTCTCTGCTCTGCGACTTCCGCCCATCTGGTGGCGGATCCTTGCGGATCAGTGTCGAAAAATTCAATAGAGATCCCTCGATTCACTGCTGCAGTGGCAAGAAGGATGGAGCTTGTGGTCTTCCCCACCCCTCCTTTGGTGTGGACAAATGATATACGCATATCGATAGGCCCTTCATTGACGCTACAACGTTATAGTGTCAACATTGTAACGCTTTAACGTTGTAGCGTCAAATTTCCAGAAGAGCTCTTGGGTGCACCTTCCTGCAAGTGGCAGGGGTATGGAGGATTAGGATTGATTCGGGGATGATATTCACAAATATAGTTTTACCATTAATCAATTTATTGTTTGTTGAAGTGGGAAAATAACATACTTTCCATCAGGAGTTTCTATACAGTTACATGTCTAAAGTCTCACCTGAACCTGTATGTCAAAATTTTACTATCTTATACCTATATGTGATATAATCTATTCCAATTATTGCGGCTTGATTTGATGTGCTCGTGGTGGTACCATATGTTAATGAAAAAAAATTTTGCAGCAGCTATTTTCTCTTCTATCTTACTTTCAGCTTCCCCTGCGCCGTCTTCTGCTGCCGGATACGTTACGCCAGCTCAGTGCAGTGCGGCATTGAGCTCTGTTCAGATGGGGAACGGCCTTCCTGATGCTAAAATTTTCCACAATATCGGATCTCCAGTTCCATCCGGTCCAAATTTTCGCATTTTCATCGATACTGTCCATGAGGATTCTGCCCGTGAAGCAATTAACCGTTGGGAGACTGCCTCAAAAGGGAAAATAACTTTCACGGAAGTTAAGGATAAATCTGAAGGGGTTATTACAGTTACTGATAAAAATCCTTCACATGGAGGGGGGCCTGCATTAGGTATGGCTTTGAACTCCATCTCCGATCCGCAAATCCACATCAAGCCTTCAATTTCGGACCCCTCCGTAGCTGCGCAAGTATTGACCCATGAGCTTGGGCATATCATGGGCCTGGGTCACTCATGCGAAAATACTCTAATGTATAGATTTTTTGGACCAAAGCAGCTAGATAGGCCTAACGAGGTTGAGGTAGCTGCCGTTCTCGACCTTTACCGTGGTCGCGAGATGTGAGCCATATTATAGTCATGTCTAAGTGTAGCTCATATCTATTTTTTTTCACGGCATGAGGGTAGGTACTTGACTTGCTTAGTTTAAACCTGGCATAGTTGGGTCATGCAGTTTGGAGTATTTACGATCGGTGATTTAACCACGGATCCCACTACAGGTACCACCCCTTCAGAGCATGATCGCATCAAGGCTACGGTGCGGATCGCTAAAAAAGCTGAAGAAGTTGGTCTAGATGTATTTGCAACTGGTCAACACCACAACCCACCGTTTATAGCTCCAGCTAACCCCCCAATTTTATGGGCAAGTGTGGCGGCGCAGACCGAAAAAATTCAGCTGTCAACCGCTACTACACTTATAACTACCACTGACCCCGTACGGATTGCGGAGGACTATGCCTACGCACAGCACCTGGCAGAGGGTCGTGTTGATCTTATGCTCGGTCGTGGAAACACTGGCCCAGTGTACCCCTGGTTTGGTAAAGATATCCGCAAGGGAATTCCTCTAGCAGTAGAGAATTATCACCTACTTCGTAGGCTTTGGCGCGAAGAAAACGTTAACTGGAGTGGGGAATTCCGAACTCCTTTGCAGGGGTTTACATCAACGCCCAGGCCCCTTGATGATGTTCCTCCTTTTGTGTGGCATGGATCCATCAGGAGCCCTGAAATTGCAGAGCAAGCAGCATTTTATGGCGATGGCTTCTTCCACAATCATATATTCTGGAACATAGAGCATACCGAA
It includes:
- a CDS encoding helix-turn-helix domain-containing protein yields the protein MSVRSAQRWTREPREVYIARAHEKRDKVQNLHSQGLSMRAIAKEVGCSVGTVHRYVHMKG
- the mobF gene encoding MobF family relaxase, translating into MVLTIAKMGAHSVAYYQSTVDESRPEDSYYSESGTSPAMAWLRGDGPAAVERMEQYLGVEDGQRMDGRVVAGWFNKALAPSGVKLGRAPRHDGVPGFDLTFCAPKSVSLLWGFGDTGSVRQIVDAAHQQAVLQALDYVSAHAGYTRRQVVDRRGKRLIIEKLVGVSGVKYEHRTSRTGDPHVHSHVLLANKQLCRDGKIRTLDGVSVYHEARAAGMVYQATLREILTRRLGVHWAPVVNGCSEIIGLDNSDVIKAYSTRAREIDAWQADNGLEVRLEYQRVAQKVTRRQKDTSASLEELRNGWDAIAYSNTVRDFIDSLEAPPTVLGESPPLPSPAEILAAVVHERSTFTRADVVEKTAELLPVGAIPPEEIHAVVEELTEVALSETNTWLVTPEKDRSVDDTQREGSQKYTTTAVIAEVEHGVDLATQLVHRGIKTATITPVDGVLSAAQADAMEKVVSSNYLASVIVAPAGAGKTSSLKAAHAVWNGAGKHVVGLAPTGKAADVMVGENVADVSMTIARAFIGTNGLSQDQIVEKLGWNRNTVVVVDEAGMASNTDINRVLEAVSQAQARVVFVGDPQQYSSVKSRSGMLQTLSYELPDAVELKEVFRQRDAAEREASMWLRGGEEADVCRAAQWYRDHHRLYAGSLTAMMNDAVAGWETDTTVGKQSLLVAATREQVTALNAAAQKISAQRGDIDTTTGVDLSDGLTGYVGDVLLTRRNDSALTTIAGGMVRNGQRWHIRAINRDGSVTATRIGDNPVEVVLPAQYLGEYTQLGYASTGYSAQGMTVDVARVVAGVGHLDKASVYVPMTRGRDGNFLYIAENQPGDTETGHGRVTVVERRESEDYARDVLIAAARREQGDRTPQAVFGQARQDWYLTRLLNSPSDQIKDTPFTEGSMAEYMAKLTAKREARFAQYHRDNQEQVAFQLQQDSRTQDGEHRRGGVREKINDRLIEVKQRQARCEEELTRIRAELVPLRAQLEDVDDRITKTRQELRQAESEVQRAQNERDSRGVVGRWWNKNTDKQATDKAVGRRENASKLLAILQQRRSAVAEPLEALQRREQTLQRDHEEIVSVIEGYEAYAWAMKASGVLNDDASGLMTRIAQQQSMSNEHESASSLSVVEQSQRNHAQTNPDMGMEL
- a CDS encoding replication initiation protein: MYRTDSAQLGRCQYVRLTHPQYAAVLVVDVDQTGTTGGNPSNLSPYVRGVTRSLVEHGIGPAWVGVNPESGKAQMLWLIDPVYADEAGSSPQMKLLVATSRVLGGLLDGDPHFAHGFSRSPFYAGNAPEAYRWYPQHHRVMRLGDLVKHARDLAGVAPQETPQPKQQFASGRELIEAVKARREQAVQARELFKSLDKELADLDDLGVDRIDGVKVLWINQSRAARDETAFRHALATAHRLREAGQRMTDAKIIDAYERAYNVAQAVGADSREPEMPPMRDRLTMARRVRGYVLSGRSARTGAKLRASEGVGARERKALATMGRRGGLKAAERWKDRNSDYAQEEIKKLEKANQQRQTKGRVTAREIANYFDDVFVQTGEYPAVAMAMTECRASRSTVLRAIKKAGIELPRGRRKKGVTP
- a CDS encoding ribbon-helix-helix protein, CopG family, translated to MVQKKNRLADTIRKPDPHSVSVPVAETLREAKESQLTRRTTVYLSDPTWKAIKHAAVEEGTNVSQILERLIKNHISSN
- a CDS encoding AAA family ATPase, which produces MRISFVHTKGGVGKTTSSILLATAAVNRGISIEFFDTDPQGSATRWAEVAEQRGDSLKFTVEQLGASQLRTRPGTDGWQIVDTPPGQAREIQAAIDTADLVIVPTHPSPIDIDRVWPTLDTLTHRMVGVLLIGVHERRRLYRETREIFESQGVATFYNFVPEREDIKNLFGSNPNNLYTFNEICTEILEIEEDV
- a CDS encoding M57 family metalloprotease — its product is MKKNFAAAIFSSILLSASPAPSSAAGYVTPAQCSAALSSVQMGNGLPDAKIFHNIGSPVPSGPNFRIFIDTVHEDSAREAINRWETASKGKITFTEVKDKSEGVITVTDKNPSHGGGPALGMALNSISDPQIHIKPSISDPSVAAQVLTHELGHIMGLGHSCENTLMYRFFGPKQLDRPNEVEVAAVLDLYRGREM
- a CDS encoding CE1758 family FMN-dependent luciferase-like monooxygenase — its product is MQFGVFTIGDLTTDPTTGTTPSEHDRIKATVRIAKKAEEVGLDVFATGQHHNPPFIAPANPPILWASVAAQTEKIQLSTATTLITTTDPVRIAEDYAYAQHLAEGRVDLMLGRGNTGPVYPWFGKDIRKGIPLAVENYHLLRRLWREENVNWSGEFRTPLQGFTSTPRPLDDVPPFVWHGSIRSPEIAEQAAFYGDGFFHNHIFWNIEHTEQMVGLYRKRYEDYGHGRADQAIVGLGGQVFIGDSEKEAKDFFRPYFDNAPVYGHGPSLEEFENITPLTVGTPDQIIERYSKYADHVGDYQRQLFLIDHAGLPLDVVLEQIERLGKEIVPELRKLAEERRPEHVPSEPPTHASLLSQSKDSSHFLVHPGKDKGNEGK